The Desulfonatronum lacustre DSM 10312 region ATGAACTCACTCCAGCCAGAGTCGCCAAGGGCTTGGCTCGCCACCCCATCCCGGTGATGATTCTGGCTCGCTTGGCCGTGGACAGGGGACACCAACGCAAGGGGCTGGGCCGGGCTCTCCTTCGGGACGCCTTGTTACGTACCTTCCAGGCATCGGATATCGCGGGGATCCGATGTCTGCTTGTCCACGCCAAGGATGACAAAGCCAAGCATTGGTATACATCCTGGGATTTCGAACCAAGCCCCACCGCTCCCAACCATCTGTTTCTGATGCTCAAGGACGTAAAAGCGCTGCTTTCGTGAGCCGTCACGAAGAGTCGTGCCGCCTCGTTTTTTCCTGCCGCGTCATTTCGTTCCCAGCCCCTTGAAAAGCAGTGCCGCATGGCTCCCCTCACGGCAAGGACGAAAAGCCCTTGTATTGAGGGGAGTCATGCGGCACTCCGGAAAACGGCTTGGTCGATCGGCGAGAGATGTCGGCTACAGAAGCTTCTTGGCCGCATCCAAGGCCAGTTCGTAATTCGGCTCCTGCCCTACTTCCTTGACCAACTCCATATACCGAACGATTTTCTGACGATCCACGACGAACACGGCCCGGGCCAGGAGGCGCAGCTCCTTGATTAACACGCCGTACTCGGTGCCGAAGGAGGCGTCTTTGTGATCGGAGAGGGTCAGGACGTTGTTCACCCCGGCGGCGGCGCACCAGCGTTTTTGAGCAAAGGGCAGATCCATGCTGATGACCAGGATCTGGACGTCGTCTCCCAATTTGGCCGCTTCCTGATTGAAACGACGAGCCTCGAGGTCGCAGACCGGGGTGTCCAGGGACGGAACCGATGTGATGATCGCCACCTTGTCCTTGAGGGACGAAAAACTGAACGGCTTCAGGTCGTTGT contains the following coding sequences:
- the tpx gene encoding thiol peroxidase, which gives rise to MKERFGLITLKGQPITLTGNTVQEGDAAPDFQVVDNDLKPFSFSSLKDKVAIITSVPSLDTPVCDLEARRFNQEAAKLGDDVQILVISMDLPFAQKRWCAAAGVNNVLTLSDHKDASFGTEYGVLIKELRLLARAVFVVDRQKIVRYMELVKEVGQEPNYELALDAAKKLL
- a CDS encoding GNAT family N-acetyltransferase; the protein is MNEYDPVRKLLPEDKIDGFDCGEPALNHFLKRYALVNQKADSAQTYVVCCSGAVVGFYSLAVGSVHHELTPARVAKGLARHPIPVMILARLAVDRGHQRKGLGRALLRDALLRTFQASDIAGIRCLLVHAKDDKAKHWYTSWDFEPSPTAPNHLFLMLKDVKALLS